In one window of Holophagales bacterium DNA:
- the guaB gene encoding IMP dehydrogenase, protein MASSVPAIPLALTFDDVLLVPSRSEVHPSMADLKTQLTADITLNVPVISAAMDTVTEARLAIAIAQNGGLGIVHKNLSVGNQAAEVDKVKRSESGMIVDPVTCLPDQKISEALAVMASFRISGVPVVDSAGKLVGILTNRDLRFETRMDLPISTRMTKENLVTCSPGTTLEQAKQLLHEHRIEKLLVVDKAGALKGLITVKDIQKQIKYPNACKDSLGRLRVGAAVGAGADLVDRARELIAAKVDILCLDSSHGHSEGVLAALKTLKKTFPSTPVIAGNVGTAEATRDLIRLGADAIKIGIGPGSICTTRVVTGVGVPQIYAILECVRGKGKSKVPLIADGGIKFSGDVTKALAFGAQAVMIGSLFAGTDEAPGETILYQGRTFKAYRGMGSLGAMTKGSADRYFQDAGDEPRKMVPEGIEGMVPHKGSLSVLLGQIVGGVRAGMGLSGARTLPELRKRAKFVRITSAGLKESHVHDVIITKESPNYRQEV, encoded by the coding sequence ATGGCGTCTTCCGTCCCGGCCATCCCCCTCGCCCTCACCTTCGACGACGTTCTGCTCGTCCCGTCGCGCTCCGAGGTCCACCCCTCGATGGCCGACCTGAAGACCCAGCTCACCGCGGACATCACCCTGAACGTCCCGGTGATCTCCGCCGCGATGGACACCGTCACCGAGGCGCGGCTCGCGATCGCGATCGCGCAGAACGGCGGGCTCGGCATCGTCCACAAGAACCTCAGCGTCGGAAACCAGGCGGCCGAGGTCGACAAGGTGAAGCGGTCGGAAAGCGGCATGATCGTCGACCCGGTCACCTGTCTCCCCGACCAGAAGATCTCGGAGGCGCTCGCCGTGATGGCCAGCTTCCGGATTTCGGGAGTCCCGGTCGTCGATTCCGCCGGCAAGCTCGTCGGCATCCTGACGAACCGGGACCTGCGGTTCGAGACCCGGATGGACCTCCCGATCTCCACCCGGATGACGAAGGAGAACCTCGTCACCTGCTCCCCGGGAACGACGCTCGAGCAGGCCAAGCAGCTCCTGCACGAGCACCGGATCGAGAAGCTCCTCGTCGTCGACAAGGCGGGGGCCCTGAAGGGCCTCATCACCGTCAAGGACATCCAGAAGCAGATCAAGTACCCGAATGCCTGCAAGGATTCGCTCGGCCGGCTCCGGGTCGGGGCGGCGGTCGGCGCGGGCGCCGACCTCGTCGACCGTGCACGGGAGCTGATCGCCGCCAAGGTCGACATCCTCTGCCTCGACTCCTCGCACGGCCACAGCGAGGGCGTCCTGGCGGCGCTGAAGACCCTCAAGAAGACGTTCCCCTCGACGCCCGTCATCGCCGGCAATGTCGGGACCGCCGAGGCGACGCGCGACCTCATCCGCCTCGGTGCGGACGCGATCAAGATCGGCATCGGCCCCGGCTCCATCTGCACGACCCGGGTCGTCACCGGCGTCGGCGTTCCGCAGATCTACGCCATCCTCGAGTGCGTGAGGGGCAAGGGAAAGTCGAAGGTCCCGCTCATCGCCGACGGCGGGATCAAGTTCTCCGGCGACGTGACGAAGGCCCTCGCCTTCGGCGCCCAGGCCGTGATGATCGGGAGCCTCTTCGCCGGGACCGACGAGGCGCCGGGCGAGACGATCCTCTACCAGGGGCGCACCTTCAAGGCCTACCGCGGCATGGGCTCCCTCGGCGCGATGACGAAGGGCTCGGCCGACCGCTACTTCCAGGACGCCGGGGACGAGCCCCGCAAGATGGTCCCCGAGGGCATCGAGGGGATGGTGCCCCACAAGGGCTCCCTCTCCGTCCTCCTCGGGCAGATCGTCGGCGGGGTCCGCGCCGGCATGGGCCTATCGGGCGCCCGGACTTTGCCGGAACTGAGGAAGAGGGCGAAGTTCGTGAGGATCACGTCGGCCGGGCTCAAGGAGAGCCACGTCCACGACGTCATCATCACGAAGGAGTCCCCGAACTACCGGCAGGAAGTCTGA
- the secA gene encoding preprotein translocase subunit SecA → MIIDKALSKIFGTKHDRDMRALTPLVEEIGRLEPELVDLPLDMLKARVGEIRERIESELKTLPTDLEARRALLRKVVDPFLPRVFALVRETGKRTLGQRHYDAQLRGGAVLHQGKISEMRTGEGKTLVATLPVTLNALTGRGAHVVTVNDYLARRDAEWMGQIYTALGLSIGCIQHDMDDAARREAYRCDITYGTNNEFGFDYLRDNMKFELAQMVQRAHAFALVDEVDSILIDEARTPLIISGPSEGDVDIYYRCDRIVPKLVRGEEVKDKYGNKTTTGDYLVDEKAHTAALTEEGVSKCERLLGVENLYDPTNIDVLHACQQALRAHTLYKRDVNYVVKDGQVIIVDEFTGRLMPGRRWSDGLHQAVEASEGVKIERENQTLATVTLQNYFRMYDKLAGMTGTADTEAAEFDKIYKLDVVVIPTNRDMVRKDEHDVIFRTEREKFDAVVEEIVELYEKKQPALVGTISIEKSEYLGQLLKKRGVPHVVLNAKYHEQEATIVAQAGQPGRMTIATNMAGRGTDILLGGNPEFLAKQRSKGKTPEEYAKILEEAKAECAAAHEEVIAAGGLHIIGTERHESRRIDNQLRGRAGRQGDPGSSRFYLSLEDDLMRIFGSDRLSGLMKRLGMEEGVPIEHRWVTNSIERAQKQVEARNFDTRKHLLEYDDVMNKQREEIYRLRKEVLTGSLSHDYVVNLAEDVADDYVDRHCPANKDHSEWDWKALSSILRESFGVSPEEAGMSPAEDNNAALKEKLKAALRNTYAEKTAALGPDSMKDFEKFFMLQTVDALWKDHLLALDHLKEGIGLRGYGQRDPLVEYKKESFQLFEAMKEAIEEQILQNLFRFEVVRQEDADARFAPPAAPAEVEEAAPPSGGVSAPSLSIRASAELERRAQKQRRELTFQGTSDPTSGGDFRVDTVKTAGPKVGRNDPCPCGSTKKYKKCHGASSAA, encoded by the coding sequence ATGATCATCGACAAGGCACTCTCCAAGATCTTCGGGACGAAGCACGACCGCGACATGCGGGCCCTCACCCCCCTCGTCGAGGAGATCGGCCGGCTCGAACCCGAGCTGGTGGACCTCCCTCTCGACATGCTGAAGGCGCGGGTCGGAGAGATCCGGGAGCGGATCGAGTCGGAGCTGAAGACCCTCCCCACCGATCTCGAGGCGCGGCGGGCGCTGCTGCGCAAGGTCGTCGACCCCTTCCTCCCCCGCGTCTTCGCGCTCGTGAGGGAAACCGGCAAGCGCACCCTCGGGCAGCGCCACTACGACGCCCAGCTCCGAGGCGGGGCCGTCCTCCACCAGGGAAAGATCTCCGAGATGCGGACGGGAGAGGGCAAGACGCTCGTCGCGACCCTGCCCGTCACCCTCAACGCGCTCACCGGCCGGGGCGCCCACGTCGTCACGGTCAACGACTACCTCGCCCGGCGCGACGCCGAGTGGATGGGACAGATCTACACCGCCCTCGGCCTCTCCATCGGCTGCATCCAGCACGACATGGACGACGCGGCCCGCCGGGAGGCGTACCGCTGCGACATCACCTACGGCACCAACAACGAGTTCGGCTTCGACTACCTGCGCGACAACATGAAGTTCGAGCTCGCGCAGATGGTCCAGCGGGCGCACGCGTTCGCGCTCGTCGACGAGGTCGACTCCATCCTCATCGACGAGGCCCGGACGCCGCTCATCATCTCCGGTCCGTCGGAAGGCGACGTCGACATCTACTACCGGTGCGACCGGATCGTCCCGAAGCTCGTCCGCGGCGAAGAGGTCAAGGACAAGTACGGCAACAAGACGACGACGGGCGACTACCTCGTCGACGAGAAGGCCCACACGGCGGCCCTCACCGAGGAGGGCGTCTCCAAGTGCGAGCGGCTCCTCGGCGTCGAGAACCTCTACGACCCGACGAACATCGACGTCCTCCACGCCTGCCAGCAGGCCCTCCGGGCCCACACCCTCTACAAGCGCGACGTGAACTACGTCGTCAAGGACGGGCAGGTCATCATCGTCGACGAGTTCACGGGCCGGCTCATGCCGGGCCGGCGCTGGTCCGACGGCCTCCACCAGGCCGTCGAAGCCAGCGAGGGCGTGAAGATCGAGCGCGAGAACCAGACGCTCGCGACCGTCACCCTCCAGAACTACTTCCGGATGTACGACAAGCTGGCGGGCATGACCGGCACCGCCGACACCGAGGCGGCCGAGTTCGACAAGATCTACAAGCTCGACGTCGTCGTCATCCCGACGAACCGCGACATGGTCCGAAAGGACGAGCACGACGTCATTTTCCGGACCGAGCGGGAGAAGTTCGACGCCGTCGTCGAGGAGATCGTCGAGCTGTACGAGAAGAAGCAGCCGGCCCTCGTCGGGACGATCTCCATCGAGAAGTCCGAGTACCTCGGGCAGCTGCTGAAGAAGCGCGGCGTCCCCCACGTCGTCCTCAACGCCAAGTACCACGAGCAGGAGGCGACGATCGTCGCCCAGGCGGGCCAGCCGGGTCGCATGACGATCGCCACGAACATGGCGGGCCGCGGCACCGACATCCTCCTCGGCGGCAACCCCGAGTTCCTGGCCAAGCAGCGGAGCAAGGGGAAGACGCCCGAGGAGTACGCGAAGATCCTCGAGGAGGCGAAGGCCGAGTGCGCCGCGGCGCACGAGGAAGTCATCGCGGCCGGGGGCCTCCACATCATCGGCACCGAACGCCACGAGTCGCGCCGCATCGACAACCAGCTCCGCGGCCGCGCCGGCCGCCAGGGCGACCCGGGCTCCTCCCGCTTCTACCTCTCCCTCGAGGACGACCTCATGCGGATCTTCGGGTCCGACCGCCTCTCCGGCCTCATGAAGAGGCTCGGCATGGAGGAGGGGGTCCCGATCGAGCACCGCTGGGTGACGAACTCGATCGAGCGCGCCCAGAAGCAGGTCGAGGCCCGGAACTTCGACACCCGCAAGCACCTCCTCGAGTACGACGACGTCATGAACAAGCAGCGCGAGGAGATCTATCGCCTGCGCAAGGAAGTCCTCACGGGCTCGCTGTCCCACGACTACGTCGTGAACCTGGCCGAGGACGTCGCCGACGACTACGTGGACCGCCACTGCCCGGCGAACAAGGACCACTCGGAGTGGGACTGGAAGGCCCTGTCGTCGATCCTCCGCGAGTCCTTCGGCGTGTCGCCGGAGGAAGCGGGCATGTCGCCGGCCGAGGACAACAACGCCGCCCTCAAGGAAAAGCTGAAGGCCGCTCTCAGGAACACCTACGCGGAGAAGACCGCGGCGCTCGGGCCCGACTCGATGAAGGACTTCGAGAAGTTCTTCATGCTCCAGACCGTCGACGCCCTCTGGAAGGACCACCTCCTCGCCCTCGACCACCTCAAGGAGGGGATCGGCCTTCGCGGCTACGGCCAGCGAGACCCCCTCGTGGAGTACAAGAAGGAGTCGTTCCAGCTCTTCGAGGCGATGAAGGAAGCGATCGAGGAGCAGATCCTCCAGAACCTCTTCCGCTTCGAGGTGGTGCGGCAGGAGGACGCGGACGCCCGCTTTGCTCCCCCCGCCGCGCCGGCCGAGGTCGAGGAGGCCGCCCCGCCGTCCGGGGGCGTCTCGGCCCCGTCCCTCTCCATCCGGGCCTCGGCCGAGCTGGAAAGGCGGGCTCAGAAGCAGCGGCGCGAGCTGACGTTCCAGGGGACTTCCGACCCCACCTCCGGAGGCGATTTCCGGGTCGACACCGTCAAGACCGCCGGACCGAAGGTCGGCCGGAACGACCCCTGCCCCTGCGGCTCGACCAAGAAGTACAAGAAGTGCCACGGGGCCTCCTCGGCCGCCTGA
- the hrcA gene encoding heat-inducible transcription repressor HrcA — MEGADDGMNGAWSQLDQRSREVLASVVGAYILSAAPVSSRLLTRSGSFSLSSASLRNAMAELEDLGYLTHPHASAGRVPTDLGYRTYVKELMTARPPGLAEKAKIASGLGSEPFELERFLHATCRVLSELTGEVAVVAAPDSAHVVLRSVHFTRVAERKVVVVTVSGEGLVGSRLIETREDFSPEALQSASNRLTAEYAGRTLLEIRTSLVSALQEEKVRFDAEIARALELAGQAFADEKTGGETLVVEGAGTILEKPEFQRDVDSLRRMYRALEEEARLVDLLTDCLAGGSQPAVLIGSDSAFTEETQTAVVVTAYKSGDRVLGALGVIGPRRMEYPRVVPLVEELGRYVTMRLSEGV, encoded by the coding sequence ATGGAGGGGGCGGACGACGGCATGAACGGCGCGTGGAGCCAGCTCGACCAGCGGTCGCGGGAGGTTCTCGCTTCCGTGGTCGGGGCCTACATCCTGAGCGCGGCGCCCGTCTCGTCCCGGCTCCTGACCAGGAGCGGCAGCTTCTCCCTTTCCTCGGCGTCCCTGCGTAACGCGATGGCGGAGCTCGAGGATCTCGGGTACCTCACGCACCCGCACGCCTCGGCAGGCCGGGTCCCCACGGACCTCGGGTATCGGACGTACGTCAAGGAGCTCATGACGGCGCGGCCGCCCGGTCTTGCGGAGAAGGCGAAGATCGCCAGCGGCCTCGGATCGGAGCCCTTCGAGCTGGAACGGTTCCTCCACGCCACCTGCCGGGTCCTCTCGGAGCTGACCGGCGAGGTCGCCGTCGTGGCGGCGCCCGACTCGGCTCACGTCGTTCTGCGTTCCGTCCACTTCACGCGCGTCGCCGAGCGGAAGGTCGTCGTCGTGACGGTGTCCGGTGAAGGGCTCGTCGGGAGCCGCCTGATCGAAACACGCGAGGATTTCTCGCCCGAGGCGCTCCAGTCGGCGTCGAACCGTCTCACCGCAGAGTACGCGGGCCGGACACTCCTCGAGATCCGGACCTCGCTCGTCTCGGCTCTCCAGGAGGAGAAAGTGCGGTTCGACGCGGAGATCGCGCGGGCACTCGAGCTTGCGGGCCAGGCCTTCGCGGACGAGAAGACCGGCGGAGAGACGCTCGTGGTGGAAGGAGCCGGGACCATCCTCGAGAAGCCCGAGTTCCAGCGCGACGTCGATTCGCTTCGACGGATGTACCGTGCGCTGGAGGAGGAGGCCAGGCTCGTGGACCTCCTGACGGACTGTCTTGCCGGCGGCAGCCAGCCGGCCGTTCTCATCGGCTCGGACTCCGCTTTCACGGAAGAGACCCAGACGGCGGTGGTCGTGACGGCCTACAAGAGCGGCGACCGGGTCCTCGGCGCTCTCGGAGTCATCGGTCCGCGGCGGATGGAATATCCTCGGGTCGTCCCGCTGGTCGAGGAACTCGGGCGCTACGTGACGATGCGCCTGTCGGAGGGTGTGTGA
- a CDS encoding DUF2520 domain-containing protein, translating into MASALERAGASPAVVSGRETSVRPAGVVSAARNAGPGVDLLLAVRDDALAGVVAALAEVASRLPADTVAIHHSGAQSADALAPLARLGLATGSCHPLQTFAGSAADSGRFEGIAFAIDGSGPGLAAAELLALALGGHPFTISSGKRPLYHLAAALGANGLTGLVAASRDALVGAGLTPGDALGALGPLLRSALEEALRLGPEAALTGPVARGDEATLERHRRALLAWDAGRVALHEALLREQRRLVHGGPGGTEC; encoded by the coding sequence TTGGCTTCCGCCCTGGAAAGGGCCGGAGCCTCGCCCGCCGTCGTCTCGGGACGGGAAACTTCCGTCCGCCCGGCCGGGGTCGTCTCGGCGGCCCGAAATGCCGGGCCGGGCGTCGACCTGCTCCTCGCGGTCCGCGACGACGCCCTCGCAGGGGTGGTGGCCGCTCTGGCCGAGGTCGCTTCGCGACTCCCCGCCGACACCGTGGCGATCCACCACTCGGGCGCTCAGAGCGCCGACGCCCTCGCACCGCTCGCCCGGCTTGGCCTTGCGACCGGGTCCTGCCATCCTCTCCAGACCTTCGCGGGCTCCGCCGCCGACTCCGGGCGGTTTGAGGGGATCGCTTTCGCCATCGACGGCTCGGGTCCCGGTCTCGCCGCCGCCGAGCTCCTCGCCCTCGCCCTGGGAGGGCATCCCTTCACCATCTCGTCCGGGAAGCGCCCCCTCTACCACCTCGCGGCCGCGCTCGGCGCAAACGGCCTGACGGGCCTCGTCGCCGCTTCGAGGGATGCGCTCGTCGGCGCGGGGCTCACCCCCGGGGACGCGCTCGGAGCTCTCGGGCCGCTCCTCAGGTCTGCGCTCGAAGAGGCCCTCCGCCTGGGTCCCGAGGCCGCGCTCACCGGGCCCGTCGCTCGCGGCGACGAAGCGACTCTCGAAAGGCACCGCCGGGCACTTCTCGCCTGGGACGCCGGGCGAGTCGCCCTCCACGAGGCCCTCCTCCGGGAACAGCGGCGACTCGTGCATGGCGGCCCGGGCGGGACGGAATGCTAA
- a CDS encoding YifB family Mg chelatase-like AAA ATPase yields MTVARAWSAALVGLDALPVVVEAAIGLGLPGLTIVGLPDAAVRESRERIRSALRQIGLALPGRSVVVNLAPADLPKSGTGFDLAVAMAILAATGDVPAEGLEGLTLVGELALDGEIRPVPGVLSIAEASRADGRRCLVVAPENAAEASAVPGVVVLSAPHLGAVVAHVAGRELLAPYEPPPARPETDADEPDLGEVRGQALARRALEIAAAGGHNILLSGPPGSGKTMLARRLPGILPPLSPEEALETTRIWSAAGRLPTGSGLLRIRPFRSPHHGASAPALSGGGSDPRPGELSLAHHGVLFLDELPEFRRDALEALREPLEEGVVRVTRASGSRTFPARFVLVAAMNPCPCGFRGDPRKACTCSEHDVARYRRKVSGPLLDRIDLHVEVPALPSSDLTAEASPEPSSSVRERVQKARTRQAARTGDARLTNAALSPARLRATAALAPEASALLARAMDRLALSARAHQRVVRVARTIADLEGAPGTGPSHVAEALRYRSNASPVNR; encoded by the coding sequence ATGACCGTCGCGAGGGCCTGGAGCGCTGCGCTCGTCGGGCTCGATGCGCTGCCCGTCGTCGTCGAAGCGGCGATCGGTCTGGGCCTTCCCGGCCTGACGATCGTCGGTCTGCCCGACGCTGCCGTCCGGGAGAGCCGCGAACGGATCCGTTCGGCACTTCGCCAGATCGGCCTCGCCCTCCCCGGGCGAAGTGTCGTCGTGAACCTCGCTCCAGCAGACCTGCCGAAGAGCGGGACCGGATTCGACCTGGCCGTGGCGATGGCGATCCTGGCGGCCACCGGCGACGTCCCTGCGGAGGGTCTCGAGGGGTTGACGCTCGTCGGGGAGCTCGCTCTCGACGGGGAGATAAGGCCGGTGCCGGGCGTGCTCTCCATCGCCGAGGCTTCCCGAGCGGACGGGAGACGGTGCCTCGTCGTCGCTCCTGAGAACGCTGCCGAGGCCTCCGCCGTCCCCGGTGTCGTCGTCCTGTCGGCTCCTCACCTCGGAGCGGTGGTCGCGCACGTGGCCGGCCGGGAGCTCCTGGCGCCGTACGAGCCCCCCCCGGCTCGACCGGAGACGGACGCGGACGAGCCCGACCTCGGGGAAGTCCGCGGGCAGGCGCTCGCTCGCAGGGCGCTCGAGATCGCTGCCGCCGGCGGACACAACATCCTCCTCTCCGGCCCGCCCGGCTCGGGGAAGACGATGCTCGCCAGGCGCCTCCCCGGCATCCTTCCACCTCTCTCGCCCGAGGAGGCCCTGGAGACGACCCGGATCTGGAGCGCCGCCGGACGGCTGCCCACCGGTTCGGGCCTCCTCCGCATCCGGCCATTCCGCTCACCCCACCACGGCGCGTCGGCTCCGGCCCTCTCGGGCGGCGGCTCCGACCCTCGCCCCGGCGAGCTCTCGCTGGCCCATCACGGGGTCCTCTTTCTCGACGAGCTGCCCGAGTTCCGGCGGGACGCTCTCGAGGCCCTCCGGGAGCCGCTCGAGGAGGGCGTCGTCCGCGTGACCCGCGCCTCCGGGAGCCGGACCTTCCCGGCACGGTTCGTCCTGGTGGCGGCGATGAACCCGTGCCCGTGCGGCTTTCGGGGAGACCCGCGAAAAGCGTGCACCTGTTCCGAGCACGACGTGGCCCGCTACCGGCGCAAGGTCTCCGGGCCCCTGCTGGACCGCATCGATCTCCACGTCGAGGTGCCCGCCCTTCCCTCCAGCGACCTCACGGCGGAGGCTTCGCCGGAACCCTCGAGCTCCGTCAGGGAAAGGGTCCAGAAGGCCAGAACGCGACAGGCGGCGCGGACAGGCGACGCGCGGCTCACGAACGCCGCGCTCTCTCCGGCCCGGCTTCGCGCGACGGCCGCGCTCGCCCCGGAAGCTTCGGCCCTGCTGGCCAGGGCGATGGACCGGCTCGCGCTGTCCGCCCGTGCCCACCAGCGGGTCGTCCGGGTCGCCCGGACCATTGCCGATCTCGAGGGCGCGCCGGGGACCGGACCGTCTCACGTCGCCGAGGCACTCCGGTACCGCTCGAACGCATCGCCCGTCAACCGCTAG
- a CDS encoding LysM peptidoglycan-binding domain-containing protein gives MTATAIGRARHGLHSRGWLPAFGLLASLLPMGCSSSTNPSVSARPAAVAAENAVAPCPPPDPRQEASDRFHRGKAHAIAGDADCARIEFEAALDGFRTAMRPENPGDLAFAGQLWESVRLYESVSGAEDDEAASDPGQRDGLLAQETSTPTADELATARREIEEAGSSLAFDVPIVVNDAVLNAVAYYQFRTPKAFAAALQRSGRYLPLMRSILRENGLPEDLVYIAMIESAFKSQAHSRAAAKGYWQFIAGTGKRYGLKTTREIEERSDPVKSTRAAAAYFRDLYEMFGDWHLAMAAYNAGEGRVLRGLQRTGARDYWELRDRNALHRETRDYVPYFIATALIAKDPARFGFEVVPDPPLEFDVVEVPRPVEIARIAREIGVSPETIKSLNGELRGRTTPRGTSAYPLRLPRGAGAVLAARLTSIPAAPEYRERRVAVRRGETLARFAARNKASVAEICAANDLSAKAKLRRGSVLVVPVRVPARTPAAALAEAAEAPAAIGEPQRGEIRALPTPSAAVVDAASLGQDFAVAPQPMRAPAPLPSRIEIPASGFEPAGRSASSSRKPAAKAPAAARRATHTVRKGDTLYRIANRYGVSVQDLRRENRIGRKNTLRVGQRLAVPQAEGR, from the coding sequence GTGACGGCAACAGCGATCGGACGAGCCCGCCACGGCCTCCACTCCCGCGGGTGGCTTCCCGCCTTCGGCCTTCTCGCATCCCTGCTCCCGATGGGCTGCTCGTCGTCGACGAACCCGTCCGTCTCTGCGCGCCCCGCCGCCGTCGCGGCCGAGAACGCCGTCGCGCCCTGTCCGCCCCCGGATCCGCGGCAGGAGGCGAGCGACCGCTTCCACCGCGGGAAGGCCCACGCCATTGCGGGGGACGCAGACTGCGCCCGGATCGAGTTCGAAGCGGCGCTCGACGGGTTCCGGACGGCGATGCGTCCCGAGAACCCGGGGGACCTCGCCTTCGCGGGTCAGCTCTGGGAGAGCGTGAGGCTCTACGAGTCGGTCTCCGGCGCAGAAGACGACGAGGCCGCTTCCGATCCCGGACAGCGGGACGGGCTGCTCGCCCAGGAGACCAGCACACCCACGGCCGACGAGCTCGCCACGGCGCGCCGGGAGATCGAGGAAGCGGGCTCCAGCCTCGCCTTCGACGTCCCGATCGTCGTCAACGACGCGGTTCTCAACGCCGTTGCCTACTACCAGTTCCGGACGCCGAAGGCGTTCGCCGCGGCGCTCCAGCGGAGCGGTCGGTACCTTCCCCTGATGCGTTCGATCCTGCGTGAGAACGGTCTCCCGGAGGACCTCGTCTACATCGCGATGATCGAGTCGGCCTTCAAGTCGCAGGCGCACTCGCGTGCCGCGGCAAAGGGGTACTGGCAGTTCATCGCCGGCACCGGTAAACGCTACGGCCTGAAGACGACGCGCGAGATCGAGGAGCGGAGCGATCCCGTGAAGTCGACGCGCGCCGCTGCTGCCTACTTCCGCGACCTCTACGAGATGTTCGGAGACTGGCACCTCGCCATGGCGGCCTACAACGCCGGCGAGGGACGCGTCCTGCGCGGCCTCCAGAGAACGGGGGCCAGGGACTACTGGGAGCTGCGCGACCGAAACGCCCTGCACCGCGAAACGCGCGACTACGTTCCCTACTTCATCGCAACGGCCCTGATCGCCAAGGACCCGGCCCGTTTCGGTTTCGAGGTCGTGCCGGACCCGCCGCTCGAATTCGACGTCGTGGAGGTTCCCCGTCCCGTCGAGATCGCACGGATCGCCCGGGAGATCGGCGTCAGCCCTGAGACGATCAAATCGCTCAACGGCGAGCTCCGCGGCCGGACCACGCCAAGGGGCACCTCGGCCTACCCTCTCAGGCTTCCCAGGGGGGCGGGGGCCGTTCTCGCCGCCCGCCTGACCAGCATTCCCGCCGCGCCCGAGTACAGGGAACGGCGCGTCGCGGTGCGCAGGGGTGAGACGCTCGCCCGCTTCGCGGCCCGCAACAAGGCGAGCGTGGCCGAGATCTGCGCGGCGAACGACCTCAGCGCGAAGGCGAAGCTCCGCAGGGGCAGCGTCCTCGTGGTGCCCGTCCGGGTCCCGGCGCGGACGCCGGCCGCGGCGCTCGCGGAAGCGGCAGAGGCCCCGGCCGCCATCGGCGAACCACAGAGGGGCGAGATCCGCGCGCTCCCGACTCCGTCGGCCGCCGTCGTCGACGCCGCCTCCCTCGGGCAGGATTTCGCCGTCGCTCCTCAGCCGATGCGAGCCCCTGCCCCGCTGCCCTCGCGGATCGAGATTCCCGCCAGCGGCTTCGAACCGGCCGGGCGGAGCGCTTCGTCGAGCCGAAAGCCCGCCGCGAAGGCCCCGGCCGCGGCACGCCGGGCGACGCACACGGTCAGGAAGGGCGACACCCTCTACCGGATCGCGAACCGTTACGGCGTCAGCGTGCAGGACCTGCGGCGGGAAAACCGGATCGGGCGAAAGAACACCCTCCGGGTCGGGCAGAGGCTCGCGGTCCCCCAGGCCGAAGGCCGCTGA
- a CDS encoding peptidoglycan DD-metalloendopeptidase family protein, with protein MTRKQHTIIVVPHARARFRQFQVTSRLLWSVATAVSLSLVLGVVFGVLWIQSVRKNREVSTLAAENQDLRGRTKTLNAKLESLEKLLADFEERTRRLSVVAGLSGVHDPGTGGVGGLTALPADNASHTEAVLEETSRRGLLLSGRLGQVEEKLSFQADQLALTPTLAPAVGVLTAGFGLRSDPFTGAQEFHTGIDISSPTGGRIVSPASGTVVRVGWQNGFGRVVEIAHGFGIRTLYAHLEATRVAEGQRVRRGDLVGSVGSTGRSTGPHLHYEVQVGGRPVNPLDYVLNAF; from the coding sequence TTGACGCGAAAGCAGCACACGATCATCGTCGTACCGCACGCGCGCGCGAGATTCCGCCAGTTCCAGGTGACGTCCCGGCTTCTCTGGAGTGTCGCGACGGCCGTCTCGCTTTCGCTCGTGCTCGGCGTCGTCTTCGGGGTGCTCTGGATCCAGTCCGTCCGGAAGAACCGCGAGGTTTCCACTCTCGCGGCCGAAAACCAGGACCTTCGGGGACGGACGAAGACCCTCAACGCGAAGCTCGAATCGCTCGAGAAGCTCCTCGCGGACTTCGAGGAGCGCACCCGCCGGCTCTCCGTCGTGGCCGGGCTTTCCGGCGTTCACGATCCCGGAACGGGAGGCGTCGGCGGCCTCACGGCCCTCCCGGCCGACAACGCCAGCCACACCGAGGCGGTCCTGGAAGAGACCTCCCGCCGCGGCCTGCTCCTCTCGGGCCGGCTGGGACAGGTCGAGGAGAAGCTCTCCTTCCAGGCCGACCAGCTCGCCCTCACGCCGACCCTCGCCCCGGCCGTCGGCGTCCTGACGGCCGGTTTCGGGCTCCGTTCGGACCCTTTCACCGGAGCGCAGGAATTTCACACCGGTATCGACATCTCCTCGCCGACCGGCGGAAGAATCGTCTCCCCTGCGAGCGGGACCGTCGTCCGCGTGGGCTGGCAGAACGGCTTCGGCCGGGTCGTCGAGATCGCCCACGGGTTCGGTATCCGGACTCTCTACGCGCACCTCGAAGCGACGCGGGTCGCCGAAGGCCAGCGCGTCCGCCGCGGCGACCTCGTCGGCAGCGTGGGCTCCACGGGGCGTTCGACGGGTCCGCACCTTCACTACGAGGTCCAGGTCGGCGGCAGGCCGGTGAACCCCCTCGATTACGTCCTGAACGCCTTCTGA